A genomic window from Pungitius pungitius chromosome 12, fPunPun2.1, whole genome shotgun sequence includes:
- the nme3 gene encoding nucleoside diphosphate kinase 3, giving the protein MICLLLSIFSYVFQSGCSGVNERTFVAVKPDGVQRKLVGEILRRFEKKGFKLVGLKLVQASEDLLREHYWDLRSKPFFRDLMSYMSSGPMVAMVWEGSDVVKTARKMLGETDPAASLPGTIRGDFCVEVGRNVIHGSDSVPSARREVSLWFKQSELHCWEDSSSHWIYS; this is encoded by the exons ATGATCTGCCTGCTTCTGTCCATATTTTCATACGTCTTCCAGTCAG GCTGCTCCGGTGTGAATGAGCGCACCTTTGTCGCCGTGAAGCCGGATGGCGTGCAGCGGAAACTGGTGGGAGAAATCCTGCGGCGCTTTGAGAAGAAAGGGTTCAAACTGGTCGGCCTCAAGCTGGTGCAG GCATCTGAGGATCTACTGAGGGAACACTACTGGGACCTGAGGAGCAAGCCTTTCTTCCGGGATCTGATGAGCTACATGAGCTCTGGACCGATGGTGGCAATG GTGTGGGAGGGTTCTGACGTAGTCAAGACCGCGCGTAAGATGCTGGGAGAGACGGACCCCGCCGCCTCGCTGCCTGGAACCATCCGGGGGGATTTCTGCGTGGAAGTGGGCAG GAACGTGATCCACGGCAGCGACTCGGTGCCGAGCGCGCGGAGGGAGGTCTCTCTGTGGTTCAAACAGAGCGAGCTCCACTGCTGGgaggacagcagcagccacTGGATCTACAGCTGA